AGCCCCCTCCGACACGGAGGGGGAACAGGTACCCTCTCATACAGGAGCAGAGCTGCTCCCCTCCCCGCATCGGGGAGGGGCTGGGGGAGAGGTAAATCTCCATCTTGAAGACAGATGGATACTCTCACGATTGAACCGTGTGGTCGAAACGGTCAACTCCAGCCTGGCGACATACAACATGGACGTAGCCGCCCGCGCTCTCTATGAGTTCCTGTGGAGCGAGTATTGCGACTGGTATATAGAGCTGGCCAAGCCGAGGCTCAGAGGCAGCGACGAGGAAAAGCGCCAGGTCCGGTCGATCTTGTATCACGTATTGGAAGCAACCCTGCGGCTGCTGCACCCGATCATGCCGTTTATCACCGAAGAGATTTGGCAGGCTCTGCCGCATGAGGGCGAGAGCATTATGCTTGCGCCTTATCCCGAGGTCGATTCGAGCATGCTCGACGATGAGGCCGAAGCCCAGATGAATGCCGTTATGGACAGCACTCGGACTGCCAGAGATCTGAAGTCATCGAAAAATATACCGATCCGGCAGTCGACTGTAATGGCGTTTCAGCCATATCCGGGCAAGGAACTGACTGAGCATGAAAAGACCCTTATCGAGAGACTATCAGGTGCGGTGATAGAGCTGACGGACGTTCCTCGTGATCTTGAGAGCCATATAGCCGGGACGGTTCCAAACTTCGGGACATTCTTCATGAGCGTTCCCAAACTCAGCGATGATGAGCGAAAAGCCGAGCTTGCCAGGATAGATAATGAACTCAAATCGATAGAAAAGGACCTTTCCAGGTCGCAGGGCAAGCTTGCAAATGAGGGGTTCGTCTCAAAAGCTCCTGCCGCTATTATCGAGAAAGAGAAGAGGATTGTAGCCGAACTCTCTGAAAAGAAACAGAAGTTGGAGGATAGGAAGAAGTCTTTAGCCTAACCTCTGAATTTTTGCTTTGCACCTCCAGGTATGATGCCTGGAGGGATTCGACAGGAGTTAGCCATATAAACGTCGAAGTATTTCCAATGTAGTTCATCGTGTGAGGTGGCAGATGCGAAAATCTATCTTGCTTGGAATGCTTCTTGTGTTTGTTTTGTCAAGCTGCGCATACGCGGATAAAATTACTTACGACCCCAGCCTGGTAAAGCATACTGCTGCCACGACCAAATCAGCCGACGAGCGGTTGGACCAAAAGATCACCTACACCTCAACAAACAAGCGCCTGCACACCATTCTGGAAGAGCTCAGTAAAGAAACAGGCGTGGTAATCCGCAGCGGCAAAAATGCAAACGACTGGCAGGTGCGCGACCTGCCGCTGTTTGTATGTGTGAAAGACATGCCTCTGGGCACTTTGCTCGACCATATATCGAATGTTACTCACCTGCTGCTCAGCTCGACAACAGTAGATGGTGTGCCGCAATATAGAATGTGGCTCGATGCCGCAAGGCGCAAAGAGATTGAGCAATACCTGGCTAAAAGAACAGAGCAAGCTGTAGCAAAAGAAAAATGGACATGGGATGAATGGGTCCGTCTAGGCCAAATGCCTGAATCCGAATTAAGCAAGAGTGTGGAAAGGCATACCTCCGAGCCGGATGGTTATACATATCCCAGTGAAGCAGAAGTGGATTCAGCCGTTAAATTTGCAAAACTGATGGCACAACTGCCCGCTCAAACCAAGGACAAAGTCTTTGCCGGGGAGCCACTCATTATAAAAACAAAGGATGCGCCGGCGGCGTTTAGTGAGCAGTTAAAGGCTATGTACCACAGCCAGTGGGAGTATCAGCAGCGGGAACAAGAAAGAGCGGCTCTTGATGACCCGGAATATGCCGACTATTTGGCCAAGCGGAAGGTTAAGGAACCGAACTTGGAAGATCTCTCGCTTGCCATTGAACTCTCCGGTGATAAATATCCAAATCTGAGCGCAAAAGTAGAAGGAAACCTGTCGCAGTCGTTCTACATGCCAATGTATGGCATACACATGTTCTGGCATAAAGCTTTCAATACAATACCGGAAGAACTGAGATATCCGGAAGAACCATTGTCAGATTGCCCAAAGGGTTTTTCAGAACTCTCATATGATGAAGAATCAGAAGCCAAGGGCGACAAATTCAAGATTGAAAAGCCGTCAGGAAATAAAGAACCGACTATCGCTGATATGTGGGCGCTAGTGTCTAAGACGTCGGGCTACTCGATGATCTGCGAGGATTTTGTAAGCAACAAGGGATATTATGGGGACGAGGAATGTATATTTGGCCAGGAGATGGTCTTAGCCAAAATGCTGGGGCTTGTTGGGTATGACGTTAACTGGCTGATCGACGACAGCACTAAGGTACTTATCGGTTCAGCGGACGAATGGTGCGACAGGCATGTAAACCTTATGCCTGAAAAGCTGCTGAAAACACTGCAGTATAAACTCGGCAAAGACGGCCTCGATCTGGATGATGTAGTTCCGCTTGCCACCTTCACTCAAGATCAGCTCAATGAATGGGTGCTGGGTTCCAGAGATTTTAATGGCCTTTACTTCGGCATTACAAACGACGATATGGCTTTATGGCGGTTATATGATTCGCTTTCATCCGGGGACAAGGTTCTGGCAAAGTCGGAGCAAGGCGTATCTCTGGCTAAAATCGATCCGAAACTCACCTCTGAAGTGTTTGCAAAAGTTGCCTATGAGAAACGCAGGCAGGCAGGCGGTAGTGATCTGGAGACTTTCGGTAGAGCACTTATGTCGGACCCGGAACTGAATGTAAAAATAACAGATTGGATAACTAAGCAGCATCCCGATCTTACGGAAGATAGTGGTGATAATGATGAGGAGGATATGATGCTGATTATCTCGGAGATTAAGCAGCAATTTCCGAAGTTGTTTGAACCTGTCACCATCCCAACTGATCCGCTGCAAATTTCTGGTCTCACACTTCGCGTAAAGCGCCGCAATACGGATGCATTTGCAATTCTGGGTTCCGATGAGGAGTCAGAGCAAAATGAAGTAATGCACAGCTATACCATGAACATTACGGGAGACGGCGTCAATATAAATGTCATGGCGCCCTGCTTCAGCTTTCCCGTTTATTCGGAAAAGCGCCAGAGAGAGTTAACACCTGACACCGACGATCAAACGCAATCGCCGGATACAAGCGAGCAGTGATTCAGCATTCCTTACTTGAGCGCAGAGTCAACAGCATTTGATATGCTCTTGAACCTGTCTGCGTTGTATTCATTCTTCTGGATCGCTTTTATCACCGCGTTGGAGTCCACCACCACAACCACAGGGACTTTGCTGCTCACATCATAGGCCTTGGCAGTCGAACCATTGAAGTCGAGCATCAGCGGGTCACTGGTCTCTTTCCTGATCCTGGATTTTGCGATCCCGCGGCCTATGCCCGGGATAGTGTGCAAATCCATAAGGCCCAGGAGCTGGATTTTGTCGCCGTATTTCTTTTTTAGGTTATCTACCCATGGCCCCATAGCTCTGCCCGAGTCTCTGTTTGCCGCAACTACTACTACAACCTTACCTGAGAGACCGGATAAATCCCAGGTCTTGCCGAACTGGTCGTTGAGTTTGAAATCCGGGGCCTTTTCGCCTGTCTGAAGCGCCATCGCACTCAATGCAAGCCCAAAACTAAAGACTGCCGCCATAACTGTTATCAACCGTGAACTGCGCATGATATTTCCTCACTAATGCCGTGGCTGTTTTTATATACGTCTCTGTCACAGTTGTCGTTACCCAACATACGAAATACGCAAAACGCGCAGGTGCTAGGCTGATTTGGATTTGGCGATACGTGAGTATGAGCGTGGAAACGACTCCGGGGTAGGTCTCACTTTTGATATGATCACAAGATGGCGGGTTATCTGTGTTTGAGGGATTTTGATTTTTTCGACCCTCTGCACTCGCCCGCCAAGCTGGCCAATTATTGGTCGCGCATGATTGAGCTCTTCGTCAATTATTTCGCTCTTTTGAGCCACCACATACCCGCCGACCTTCACCAGCGGCAGGCAGAGCTCGGCCAGGATTGCAAGCTCGGAGAGAGCGCGGGCATAGGCTATATCGAATTTTTCTCTGAAGTCTTTATCTTTGCAGATATCTTCGGCCCTTCCATGGACCGGGTAAACGTCAGAAAATTCCAGCAGATCGACGGCCTGGGAGATGAACTTTACTTTTTTGAATGTCGAGTCGAGCAAGCTGACATGCAGGTCCGGCCTGGCTGTTTTGATCGGGATGCCGGGAAAACCAGCGCCTGATCCCACATCTATCACACGAGCGTTCTTCTTTGGTTTGAGAGCGGCAAGGCATGTCAGCGAGTCCAGAAAATGAGATGTGACTATCTCTTGCGGGTCGGTGATTCTGGTCAGGTTGAACTGCTTGTTGGTCTCGACAAGAAACGCGGCGAAACGGTCGAACTGGTCCAACTGGCCATCGGACAGCTCTATCCCGAGTTCATACGCTCCTGAGTGAAGATCGTCTATGTTTATGAATGGCATTAGAAAAACCTTAAGTATAATACAGAAAAACGAGAGGTTGCACCCTCACCCCAACCCTCTCCCCCAGGAGAGGGGGCCGGTGATCCGGGTTCTCCGCTCTTTGCAATTTTATTGAAGAGAGTCCAGTTATCCGGGAAACAAGCTTTATACTTCGCGGGCGAATGCCCCGAAGGTTAGTCATCTTTCAAGGCTGCTTCGGCACAATCGTATCCGAAGCATATTCTATGAGATGCGTTAGCCCTGATTATTGACCTTGTATAAAGGTCTATGCGATAATTCGAGTAGTAATCAGAATCTAGGGTATACCCCATTATACACACTCGCCGCCATAAGGAACAACCGAAGCTATGCACCGATTTAAGATCCCATTCTACGCTTTATTGATCATAACCGGCTTTTATGCGCTATATTTTGCAGGGTTGGGAGCAAACCCCCTGCTGGACCCCGACGAACCGATATACGGGCAATTTGTAAAAGAGATGGTCAGAGGCGGCGACTGGCTTACCCCGCATTACGCCGGCAAGCTCTGGTTCGACAAGCCGCCAATGTACTACTGGCTCGCATCCGCCGCAGTAAAGACCTTCGGGCTCTCTGAGTTTGCCTTGCGGCTGCCGTCCGCACTCTGCGCTGTCGGCATTGTGCTGATGGTCTTTGCGCTCGCGTCATACGACTTCGGCAAACGCGCGGGCATATTTGCGTCTCTGGTGATGGCCACGTCCCTGATGCAGATAATAATGTCACATGCGGCTGCAACCGATGCGATAATGGTCTTTTTTCTTGTGGCGGCGTTGTATGCCTACAGGCGATGGCTGGATGCGACGGGACGGGCGCGTCTGATGTGGATCGCGATATGCGGAGGCGCGACAGGTTTCGGAATGCTGACAAAAGGACCTGTGGTGCCGCTGCTGCTGACGGCGACTTTTATCGTTCATCTCTGGTGGACAGGATCACTTAAAAAACTGAGAGCGGCTGACGCGGCGCTGGGGATTATGACTGCGCTGGTTATAGGGCTGCCCTGGTATATCGCGATGTATGCGATGCATGGCAGAGCATTTGTGGACGGGTTTATAATAACCAACAATCTTGCCCGCTTTGCAAAGCCGCTTCATAAGAGCCAGACAGGCCAGTGGTATTCGTACTTGCGAAACGTGCCTATAATGCTGGCGTTTTTTCTGCCGTGGAGCGTATTTTTGCCTCAAGCGATTGCTGGAAGTTGGCGGGCAAACAACGGCGCTAAGCTCTTGATCACATGGTTTGCGGTGGTGATGGTCTTTTTCTCAATCTCAAAGACTCAAAACTTCACCTACACCTACCCGGTATTCCCTGCGGCAGCGATACTGGTGGGAGTGATTTTTGCAAAAGCGACAAAGGGAGAGCAGAAGTCGGCCAGGTCGATCTCAATAGGGATTTGGGCAGGACTTGCGATTTCATTACTGCTGATGGCGGCTTTGGTCGTCTTTGCAGTAATGCGCTTCCCGGCTGTGATATTGTCTGCATCTATTATGGGTATCAGCCTTGTCGGCGCATTCGTTATATCGCTAATTGGAGCAAAGACCCGCCGGTTGAAAGTCACGGACGCGGCATGGATCACCACAGTCGGAATGCTTGTCTTTACGCTGGTTCTTGTATGCTGCGCCATGCCTATAGTTTCCCGACAGAAGAGCACAAGACTCATTGCCGAGCGCATTGCCGATTTGAACGGAGTAAAAGTCGTTGCATTTAACCTGTGGAAACCGGGGTTGTTCTATTATCTCGACAAGAAGCCTATAGACATTAAAAACCAGACCCAGGTCAGAAGTTTTATGTCAGAGAGTTCCCCGATTGTTATTATCTGCAAGGAAGATGATGAGGAATGTATCGAGAGGGAAGGTTCAATAGAGCTGTTCGGCCTCGGCGATTTGGATGTATATCCGAACCATGAGTACATGCGGCAATGCAAAAGGCCTATTGCGAAACAAGTCGCACACAATTCATTTGCATGCGACTTGTCCAATGTCCGGCCGAAATTATAAATCCTGTTAATTCGGCGCCGCTATTAAGTTTTCGCTATTAATTTTTCCCAGTTTAGAGACGATCTCGCCTGCCGACTTGTTCCAAAAAAACTGCCAGCATTGCAATATCGGCAGGGGTCACGCCGGGTATGCGAGACGCCTGCCCCAATGTGGTCGGCCTGATGCGGGTAAGTTTTTCTCTTGCTTCGCGGGAAATCGATTTCATATGATCGTATTCGACGCCCTCGGGGATGGATTTTGCTTCCATCTTCCGCGCCTGAGCCACCTGCATTTCCTGGCGCTCGATATAACCGCTGTATTTGACCGCAAGTTCCACCTGCTCCGCCACATCCGGCGGGACATCGCCGTTCTTGACTGCCCTGGCGATATCCGAGTAGCGGATTTCAGGCCTGCGCAATATCTCTTCCAGTGAACATGCGCGGTCGGTCAGATCCAGACCCAGCGAGTCCAGCACATCTTTATCCGACGGCTTGACATATGTCTGAGCCAACCTTGTGCGTTCTTTGCCGATGAGCCGGGTCTTATGTGTAAAACGAGACCACCGCTCGTCATCAACCAGCCCTGCCTCACGGCCTATGGGTGTAAGTCGAGTATCGGCGTTATCATGCCGCAGCAAAAGTCGGTACTCAGCGCGGCTGGTTAGGAGCCTGTAGGGGTCGTTGACTCCCTTGGTCACCAGGTCGTCTATCATAACCCCGATATAACCCTGGTCGCGGCCGATGATAATCGGCTCTTCGCCCTTGATCTTACGTCCGGCATTTATCGCAGCCATAAGACCCTGTGCCGCTGCCTCTTCATAACCAGAGGTGCCGTTTATCTGACCCGCGAAAAAGAGACCATC
The Armatimonadota bacterium DNA segment above includes these coding regions:
- a CDS encoding class I tRNA ligase family protein, producing MLSRLNRVVETVNSSLATYNMDVAARALYEFLWSEYCDWYIELAKPRLRGSDEEKRQVRSILYHVLEATLRLLHPIMPFITEEIWQALPHEGESIMLAPYPEVDSSMLDDEAEAQMNAVMDSTRTARDLKSSKNIPIRQSTVMAFQPYPGKELTEHEKTLIERLSGAVIELTDVPRDLESHIAGTVPNFGTFFMSVPKLSDDERKAELARIDNELKSIEKDLSRSQGKLANEGFVSKAPAAIIEKEKRIVAELSEKKQKLEDRKKSLA
- a CDS encoding redoxin domain-containing protein; its protein translation is MRSSRLITVMAAVFSFGLALSAMALQTGEKAPDFKLNDQFGKTWDLSGLSGKVVVVVAANRDSGRAMGPWVDNLKKKYGDKIQLLGLMDLHTIPGIGRGIAKSRIRKETSDPLMLDFNGSTAKAYDVSSKVPVVVVVDSNAVIKAIQKNEYNADRFKSISNAVDSALK
- the rsmG gene encoding 16S rRNA (guanine(527)-N(7))-methyltransferase RsmG, which gives rise to MPFINIDDLHSGAYELGIELSDGQLDQFDRFAAFLVETNKQFNLTRITDPQEIVTSHFLDSLTCLAALKPKKNARVIDVGSGAGFPGIPIKTARPDLHVSLLDSTFKKVKFISQAVDLLEFSDVYPVHGRAEDICKDKDFREKFDIAYARALSELAILAELCLPLVKVGGYVVAQKSEIIDEELNHARPIIGQLGGRVQRVEKIKIPQTQITRHLVIISKVRPTPESFPRSYSRIAKSKSA
- a CDS encoding glycosyltransferase family 39 protein — translated: MHRFKIPFYALLIITGFYALYFAGLGANPLLDPDEPIYGQFVKEMVRGGDWLTPHYAGKLWFDKPPMYYWLASAAVKTFGLSEFALRLPSALCAVGIVLMVFALASYDFGKRAGIFASLVMATSLMQIIMSHAAATDAIMVFFLVAALYAYRRWLDATGRARLMWIAICGGATGFGMLTKGPVVPLLLTATFIVHLWWTGSLKKLRAADAALGIMTALVIGLPWYIAMYAMHGRAFVDGFIITNNLARFAKPLHKSQTGQWYSYLRNVPIMLAFFLPWSVFLPQAIAGSWRANNGAKLLITWFAVVMVFFSISKTQNFTYTYPVFPAAAILVGVIFAKATKGEQKSARSISIGIWAGLAISLLLMAALVVFAVMRFPAVILSASIMGISLVGAFVISLIGAKTRRLKVTDAAWITTVGMLVFTLVLVCCAMPIVSRQKSTRLIAERIADLNGVKVVAFNLWKPGLFYYLDKKPIDIKNQTQVRSFMSESSPIVIICKEDDEECIEREGSIELFGLGDLDVYPNHEYMRQCKRPIAKQVAHNSFACDLSNVRPKL